GGATGCGAGCAAGCGTCTCGCTAAGCTCGGAGTCCGCATCACGGAAATCGAGAGCAAGCCCGCCACCGGCATCGGCTTCACCACGGCGTCGCATCTGCGCGTGTTGTTCGGCTCCACCGCCGATTTCGAGCGCAAGGTCGAGTTGCTCGGCGCGATCGTGAAACGCATCGCGCATCCTGAAGAAGTCGCCTACGTGGATCTGCGAAGCGCAGCCGCGCCGACGGTGCTATACCGATGACGCGCACGGATGCGCGCGCGCAGCGCGTGAATTTTCGCGAAACGACAAAGAGGGAAGTCGCAATCCATTTGGAATGCGTCGCGTATGCAAAGCAAGCGCGGCGATCTTCGGGTCGCCGAAGTCGTTCTTTGAGGAGTTTATCCACAGCCTGTGGAGAATGGGGACTCTGTGGAGAACCGATGAGGACTGACGTTGGCGCGTAGCGAGATCGTCGCCGGTCTGGATATCGGCACGACCAAGACCGCGGCGGTGATCGCGAGTCAGGGCCGCGACAACGTCATCGATATTATCGGCTTCGGCGCCGCTCCATCGCTCGGACTGCGCAAGGGCGTCGTCACCGATCTCGAAGAGACCGTGAAGTCCATCGAGGCGGCGATCGAGACAGCCGAGCGTATGGCCGGCTCACATGTATCGGCCGCGTACGTGGGCATCACCGGTGAGCACGTGCGCTCGCTGAACACGCACGGCATCGTGGCCGTCGGCAGCGATGACCGCGAGGTCGCGCCGCTGGACGTCAAACGCGTCGTGGACGCGAGCACGATCATCAACGTGCCGGCCGATCGGCAGATCATCCACACATTGCCGCGCGAGTTCGCGGTGGACGGCCAAAATGGGATCACCGACCCCGTTGGCATGGCAGGCGGGCGGCTTGAAGTCGACACGCACGTCGTGACCGCAGGCACGTCGTTCCTGACGAACGTGCTCAAGTGCGTGCATCGCGCCGGCATCGAACCGTCGGGCATCGTGTTCGAGCCGCTCGCCTCGGGGGCAGCGGTGTTGCTGCCGGAGGAGCGGAACGCCGGCGTGGTCTTGCTGGACATCGGAGGCGGCACGACCGACCTGGCCGTGTACTGGGGCGGCGGCGTTTACCATACGTGGACGGTGCCGGTCGGCGGCAACATCGTCACGAACGACATCGCGCTTGGTCTTAAGACGAGTTTCCAGGAGGCCGAGCACATCAAGCACGTGTACGGCACGACCGACCTCTCGGTGGATCTCGAGCAGCAGACCTTCGAAGTGAAGGCGCTATCGGGCCGCACGAGCCGTGCCGCATCGAAGCACTTCTTGCGGCAGATCATCGTCGCGCGCATGACCGAGATCTTCAAACTTGTGCGCGGCAATCTGGCCGTGAACTGTCCGGCTGAAGTGATGCTGGCCGAACTCGTGCTCACCGGCGGGGGCGCGCAACTGCCCGGGCTGGATGCCCTTGCATCCGACTACTTCGATTTGCCGGCGCGCATCGGGTATCCGATGCACGTCGGCGGGCTCACGGAAACGATCAAAAATCCGGCATACGCCACGGCCGTCGGTCTTGTGCTCTTCGGAGCCAGCGCCGGCGACAGCGGAACGCCGGTGCGCACCAACGGCAGAGGCGTCTGGGGACGCGTGTCGTCTTGGTGGGCGCAAGTCTTCGGCTAAGGCCAGGAGGTATGGATGGGATGAACGATCGGCGTTACGTGCCGGATCACATGGCGAGCATCAAGGTCATCGGCGTCGGCGGCGGCGGCTGCAATGCCGTCAACCGCATGGTGGACGCGGGGATCAGGGGTGCGGACTTCTACGCGATCAACACCGACGTGCAGGCGCTCAAGGCTTCGCGCACCGAGAACACGCTGCAGCTCGGCAAGGAACTGACCCGGGGCCTCGGCGCCGGCGCGGATCCGGAGATCGGCCGTCAAGCAGCCGAGGAGTCGAAGGAAGACATCGCCATGCTCGTCGAGGGTGCTGATCTCGTGTTCATCGCCGCCGGTATGGGCGGCGGTACGGGCACGGGTGCGTCGCCGATCGTCGCCGAGATGGCGCGCGGAGCCGGTGCGCTTACGGTCGGCGTGGTGACGAAGCCGTTCGGGTTCGAGTTGCGCAAGCGCGCGCAGATCGCTGAGCGCGGCATAGCCGAGCTCGAGCAGAAGGTGGACACGCTGATTGTCATACCAAACGATAAGCTGCTCTCCGTCATCGAGCGTCGCACGCCGCTGATGGAGGCCTTCCGCTACGCCGACGACGTACTGCGTCAGGGCATCCAAGGCATCACTGACCTTATCACGCAGCCGGGGCTCATCAATCTCGATTTCGCAGACGTACGGCGAGTCATGACCGATGCGGGCTCGGCGTTGATGGGTATCGGCAGAGGCTCGGGCGAGAATCGGGCGGTCGATGCTGCGCAAAAGGCCGTGTCCAGCCCGCTGCTGGAAGCGACCATCGACGGCGCGCGCGGCGTGATCTTCAACATCTACGGCGGGCCGGATCTCTCGATGTACGAGGTCAACGAAGCGGCGGAAGTCATCAGCAAGGCTGTCGACCCCGACGCGGAAGTGATCTTCGGCGCGACGATTGAGGAGAACATGAACAGCGAGGTGCGGGTCACCGTGCTCGCGACCGGCTTCGGTTCCCGCGCTCGCGAGCGCTCCCGGACGATCGGCGTTGGCGAGATCGAGAAAGTCAAGCCGGTGAACATGGACGAGATCGAGGTCCCGGCGTTCCTACGCTACAACAAGTAGCAAGTACATGTAGTGCCGGGGCTTTAGCCCCGGGTGTTGCGAGCCAGACTTTAGTCTGGCTCTCTCCACGGAGCGATGTGATAGCGCAAGCCCGTCACACCGCGCTCGACATCGTCGGCGATCTGGACCCCGGCATCCGGATGGAACGGGATGGCGCGCAGCGCGGCGATCGAATGCCACGCGCATTCGAGCACGCGCGCGTCGCTCGAGCGGCCGATCTCGCCGATGATGGCCGCTTCGAAGACCAGCTGCACGAGATGGCGCCCGCCGGGCGGCGCTATCGTCTCGATCACGTAGCGGAGCGGGCCCACGCTGACCTCGCAGTCCGCCTCTTCTCGGAGTTCGCGCGCGAGCGCAGCGATCGCGGGTTCCATCCCTCGCACGCCGCCGCCCGGCAACAAGTAGGTCACGCGACCATCCTTGAGGTGACGAGCAAGCAGAATGCTTCCGTTCTTGACCACCAATGCCGCAGCGCGCAGTCGCATGATCCCGGTGTCGTCCCGCAAGTGGGGTTTTGCTTCCTGCGTTCCGATAACAAATTAGGGGTGCCGCTATGAAAACTGTGTGTTCGCAATCGATCGACGTGCGCGTGCCCGTCGGGCCGGTGTTCGCATTTGCGACTGACGTCACGCGCTGGCCTCTATGGTTTTCGTTCGTCGTATCGGCACAACAGCCTGACCGGCACGAGCTCCAATTCGGAGAAGAAGTGCATCTCTGCATGCGCGAGGGCCGGCGGCGCTGGCAAGAAGACTTCGAGGTCACCCGCTACGTGCGCAACGCGTTCCTGTGTCTGGAAGGCGCGCTTTCGGCGTCGCGCCGGATCGATTTGCGCTTCGAACAGCGGACGGACTGCACGCGCGTTGTGTGCGGCATCGCGTACCCCGTCTTCGGTGGATGGTTAAGCCAGGCAGGTGACACGCTGCTCCGCAAACCGCGCCTCGCCGCCGAGCTGCGCAACTCGCTGGTGCACCTGAAGAGCGTCATCGAGGATGCGCATCAGGGGGTTGAGGCCGAATCCCTCGGGACCAGAGAACCGCTTTTTGTTTGATGCCGGTCTACGAGTATCGCTGCAAGGATTGCAATCGCACCCATGAGATCGAACACGGTTTCAACGACGAGCGGCCCACGAAGTGTCCGGCCTGCGGAGGGGTCCTCGTGCGCATCTTTCATCCCGTAGGCCTGGTCTTCAAGGGCTCGGGGTTTCATAAGACCGACTATTCCGGTGAGAAGAAGGCGGCGCCGGATTCGAAGAGCACTGAGGCGAAGCCGGCAGATGCACAGCCGGCGGACAAAAAGCCGGACGCGAAACCCTCGGAGCCAAAACCATCAACGGACTCGGCAAAAAGTTGATAAAATGTAGTGCCGGGGCTTTAGCCCCGGAGTGAGCATCTTAGGAACCATCGGCCTGTGGACCGCGATCGTGGTGCTCGTCGCCGCGTTGGTGGCGCTCGCGGCGAGCGTGCCTTTTATTCTGCGCCTGCAGCACAGGGCCGAACGATTGCAGCAGCGGCCGTCGGCTCTGAGGCTCGCCGCGCTGGGAGCGCAGATCTCCGCTCACGCCTCCGAGCTTGCGCCGAACTTGGAATCACTGCAGCAGAACCTCGTCACGTTGGAGCGCACCATCGCGGACGCTGCGCTCGCAGCCGCGGCGCTCGTCTATGCCGTAAAACAGTCGGCGGATGTCGTAGAGGACGCGCTCGACCGTGCCGTCCCCTTCCTTCGCGGCACCCTTCGCAGGAACTGACGTAGTGCCGGGGCTTTAGCCCCGGAACACCCCGGTCCACGCTTGCGCAAACCCCGGGAACGAGGTCGCGATGCACTCGGCGGCGTCGATGACGATGGCATGGCGCGCGGCGAGCGCGAGAAAAGCAGCCGTCATGCCGATGCGGTGGTCGCCCCCTGTTGAGATCCGTTCGGGTGCGATCAGCTTTCGCGTGCCGGTGACGTCGATACCGTCCGGCAGCTCTTGAGCGGTGATCCCAAATGCGCGCAGGAGCTCTGCCGTAGATGTGACGCGATCCGATTCCTTCGCGCGTAACTCCGAGGCGCCTCGCACGGTGAAGCGATCGAGCACGACGCCGGCCAGCGCGCATAACATCGGGATCTCATCGATGCAGCTCGGTACGACGCCAGAGTC
Above is a genomic segment from Candidatus Tumulicola sp. containing:
- the ftsA gene encoding cell division protein FtsA, with the translated sequence MARSEIVAGLDIGTTKTAAVIASQGRDNVIDIIGFGAAPSLGLRKGVVTDLEETVKSIEAAIETAERMAGSHVSAAYVGITGEHVRSLNTHGIVAVGSDDREVAPLDVKRVVDASTIINVPADRQIIHTLPREFAVDGQNGITDPVGMAGGRLEVDTHVVTAGTSFLTNVLKCVHRAGIEPSGIVFEPLASGAAVLLPEERNAGVVLLDIGGGTTDLAVYWGGGVYHTWTVPVGGNIVTNDIALGLKTSFQEAEHIKHVYGTTDLSVDLEQQTFEVKALSGRTSRAASKHFLRQIIVARMTEIFKLVRGNLAVNCPAEVMLAELVLTGGGAQLPGLDALASDYFDLPARIGYPMHVGGLTETIKNPAYATAVGLVLFGASAGDSGTPVRTNGRGVWGRVSSWWAQVFG
- the ftsZ gene encoding cell division protein FtsZ — its product is MNDRRYVPDHMASIKVIGVGGGGCNAVNRMVDAGIRGADFYAINTDVQALKASRTENTLQLGKELTRGLGAGADPEIGRQAAEESKEDIAMLVEGADLVFIAAGMGGGTGTGASPIVAEMARGAGALTVGVVTKPFGFELRKRAQIAERGIAELEQKVDTLIVIPNDKLLSVIERRTPLMEAFRYADDVLRQGIQGITDLITQPGLINLDFADVRRVMTDAGSALMGIGRGSGENRAVDAAQKAVSSPLLEATIDGARGVIFNIYGGPDLSMYEVNEAAEVISKAVDPDAEVIFGATIEENMNSEVRVTVLATGFGSRARERSRTIGVGEIEKVKPVNMDEIEVPAFLRYNK
- a CDS encoding NUDIX domain-containing protein, encoding MRDDTGIMRLRAAALVVKNGSILLARHLKDGRVTYLLPGGGVRGMEPAIAALARELREEADCEVSVGPLRYVIETIAPPGGRHLVQLVFEAAIIGEIGRSSDARVLECAWHSIAALRAIPFHPDAGVQIADDVERGVTGLRYHIAPWREPD
- a CDS encoding SRPBCC family protein, whose translation is MKTVCSQSIDVRVPVGPVFAFATDVTRWPLWFSFVVSAQQPDRHELQFGEEVHLCMREGRRRWQEDFEVTRYVRNAFLCLEGALSASRRIDLRFEQRTDCTRVVCGIAYPVFGGWLSQAGDTLLRKPRLAAELRNSLVHLKSVIEDAHQGVEAESLGTREPLFV
- a CDS encoding FmdB family zinc ribbon protein, translating into MPVYEYRCKDCNRTHEIEHGFNDERPTKCPACGGVLVRIFHPVGLVFKGSGFHKTDYSGEKKAAPDSKSTEAKPADAQPADKKPDAKPSEPKPSTDSAKS